A portion of the Bactrocera neohumeralis isolate Rockhampton chromosome 2, APGP_CSIRO_Bneo_wtdbg2-racon-allhic-juicebox.fasta_v2, whole genome shotgun sequence genome contains these proteins:
- the LOC126767671 gene encoding importin-13 isoform X2, with translation MDNVGSSASYTRRNIFKQMQAIFTSVKRTTLRAEVAKRTPLVMETTEAYLKMQLDHEWDSECFSNMTRAVKCVGTWVKHVGFSIENCQNITAILLKLTNKCYWPCIQDADGDGCMSADENELAETCLKTLLSIIIQPDCHSYPKTAFILIRMFLDSLCDITQMEWKRDNNNEDIVVNIYTLFVSAVERHSQLLLSGITTTDPELSILYGRLVNEILQCTDKPGIYPVEESCSSMAMGFWYLLQDEVFAMHNEEERMKCWEYIKPLYAHLTRILVRKSEQPDDNSIEKWTSDDLESFRCYRQDISDTFMYCYDVLHEYILDILATVLDETIAELQNNPTQWTKLEACIYSFQSVAEHFAGEELKQIPKLMRVLSEIPYNKMNEKLLGTALETVGSYCQWLKENPTYIPPAIELLVRGLNSNMSAQATLGLKELCCDCQLQMKPYAEPLLNACHTSLTSGQMKNSDCVRLMYSIGKLMSLLPATNIPNYLDIIVGPCFEELQTICQNDCKTPATRIRTIFRLNMISTLFSSLNTDLDEDDQIEDLENVQPVLIVMQKTMPIFRQIAELWVEEIDVLETACTALQHAIVNLKSSFRPMLQDLCCFIVAIFQTRCCAPTLEISKTAIIIFYKDEGCKSLMQQLLVELVLHSFKLFESTPENAFSNIADTIEVFYACLMQIIKKLPQALDDKAIAFDRLIYYALKAMTLPENGPIRTGVQFLSHFILQSRNYPGMTQAVLNAGEEIIRTAVLCVGCVAPRQQVEKFADIFMAINKKYPAELVAWLKLVMQVPNYPTQLVDEAEKSKFVTLIIREKVNRRLLQKHLSDFAVKSRGLTDKFQ, from the exons ATGGATAATGTTGGAAGTTCTGCAAGCTATACCAGAAGAA atATTTTCAAACAGATGCAAGCAATTTTCACGTCGGTCAAAAGAACAACATTGCGTGCAGAGGTAGCGAAACGCACCCCATTAGTAATGGAGACAACAGAAGCTTACTTAAAAATGCAATTGGATCATGAATGGGATAGTGAGTGTTTTAGCAATATGACTCGAGCTGTTAAATGTGTTGGTACATGGGTAAA ACATGTCGGGTTTTCTATTGAAAATTGTCAGAATATTACTGCAATATTGCTTAAATTGACCAACAAATGCTACTGGCCTTGTATTCAGGACGCGGATGGGGATGGATGTATGTCTGCTGATGAAAATGAATTAGCCGAGACGTGCCTAAAAACCTTACTGAGCATAATTATTCAACCAGATTGTCATTCCTATCCTAAAACGGCATTTATATTGATTCGAATGTTTTTAGACTCGCTATGCGATATTACACAAATGGAATGGAAACGTGATAACAACAACGAAGACATTGTGGTTAATATTTACACACTATTCGTATCTGCCGTTGAAAGGCATTCACAGCTTCTGTTGAGTGGAATAACAACCACCGACCCAGAGCTTTCTATTCTCTATGGTCGTCTTGTTAATGAGATTCTACAATGTACAGATAAACCGGGAATATACCCAGTGGAGGAGTCCTGTAGCAGCATGGCTATGGGGTTTTGGTATTTGCTACAAGATGAGGTTTTTGCTATGCACAACGAAGAGGAACGCATGAAGTGTTGGGAATATATAAAACCATTATACGCACATTTAACTCGAATATTAGTTCGCAAATCAGAACAACCTGATGACAATTCCATTGAGAAATGGACATCAGATGATTTGGAAAGTTTCCGTTGCTATCGTCAAGACATATCAGATACATTC ATGTACTGTTATGATGTTTTACACGAGTATATACTTGATATACTGGCTACAGTACTCGATGAGACTATTGCTGAGTTGCAAAATAATCCCACACAATGGACTAAACTTGAGGCTTGCATATATTCATTCCAATCGGTAGCAGAACATTTCGCAGGAGAAGAATTAAAGCAGATACCAAAGCTGATGCGTGTTCTATCCGAAATTCCTTAcaataaaatgaatgaaaagcTGCTTGGCACCGCCCTGGAGACTGTTGGTTCTTACTGCCAGTGGCTAAAAGAGAATCCGACCTATATACCCCCTGCTATTGAACTGTTAGTGCGAGGGCTGAATTCCAATATGTCTGCTCAAGCTACTTTAGGGCTTAAAGAGCTCTGTTGTGATTGCCAACTTCAAATGAAACCATACGCTGAACCACTTTTAAATGCTTGCCATACTTCGCTAACCTCAGGCCAGATGAAAAATTCTGATTGTGTTCGTTTAATGTATAGCATTGGAAAACTTATGAGCTTGCTACCAGCTACTAATATACCGAACTATTTGGATATTATAGTTGGCCCATGCTTCGAGGAGCTGCAGACCATTTGCCAAAATGATTGt aaaacaCCAGCAACGCGGATAAGAACCATTTTTCGGCTAAATATGATATCAACATTATTCTCCTCGCTCAACACTGATTTGGATGAAGATGATCAGATCGAAGATCTAGAAAACGTGCAACCAGTGTTAATTGTAATGCAGAAAACCATGCCTATATTTCGGCAAATCGCTGAACTTTGGGTAGAAGAAATAGATGTTCTTGAG ACGGCTTGTACTGCTTTACAACATGCAATTGTCAATCTCAAATCCAGCTTTCGACCTATGTTACAAGACCTCTGTTGCTTCATTGTCGCTATTTTCCAAACGCGTTGCTGCGCGCCAACTTTGGAAATATCAAAAACG gcTATTATAATCTTCTATAAGGACGAGGGATGTAAGTCTTTAATGCAGCAACTTCTAGTTGAACTCGTGCTTCACAGTTTTAAATTATTCGAA TCCACACCTGAGAACGCTTTCTCAAATATCGCCGACACAATTGAGGTGTTTTATGCATGCCTCATGCAGATCATCAAAAAGTTGCCGCAAGCCCTAGATGACAAAGCGATTGCATTTGATAGGTTAATATACTATGCGTTGAAAGCAATGACCTTGCCCGAAAATGGTCCTATACGCACTGGTGTTCAGTTTCTGTCGCACTTTATTCTGCAGTCACGTAATTATCCGGGTATGACACAAGCAGTGCTTAATGCTGGCGAGGAGATTATTCGCACTGCAGTGTTGTGTGTTGGTTGTGTCGCTCCCCGACAGCAAGTGGAAAAATTCGCTGATATTTTCATggcaatcaataaaaaatatcctGCGGAATTAGTTGCTTGGCTGAAGTTAGTTATGCAGGTACCAAACTATCCCACACAACTTGTCGACGAAGCTGAGAAATCTAAATTTGTTACACTGATTATAAG GGAAAAAGTCAACAGACGCTTGCTGCAAAAACATCTCAGCGATTTCGCAGTAAAATCGCGAGGCCTAACAGATAAATTTCAGTAG
- the LOC126751806 gene encoding probable tRNA (uracil-O(2)-)-methyltransferase, producing MESFITEKQFWTGIILLIRNYNAVNKKIFACVVHKVLKVHKGIKHTLNTCDSQLYCDQLFGIGTIKDTSVSEKSEADLIHVLRSVVENKNLEECEGFLIFYKFLTKKLQKNIEAVGKIDLLNKSYTCRFMLCDDLDDFAVQFVDNHLTVVILTQRDVGDKSKRWSDFILKPKLMKWSTSASLENVYSVDEEKYTKSLQLVDLEEYNELYKLLKSKYAEKFLNIWNNAKESTDPLKFIYEDLAIAAYLICLWHRVGLPIGFADLGCGNGLLVHLLSEEGFNGYGYDVRRRKIWDYYTHSTRLIEQTIEPLTFKLPEDVDWVIGNHSDELSPWIPFLSASHRYQMRYFLLPCCAYEFSGAKFQRRNTSISIYQDFYSYLNNISQSCGFITLKDRLKIPSTKRLALVGIERSYESNLNEKQMQHIAKFVKEERIKYRNNISVVDVKLREPHEKVRNCTQINKTIIDTLILKIFHQLLSPENNTIKTNNAERGKWRSGIRLPMRDIAQNLAKSDLKSIKAECGGIKTLLRNKHEIFEFHCGDLIGIRKPKAFVSQGNRQTIKKRSCFFHMHHPDGCPLSAEICTFIH from the exons ATGGAGTCTTTTATTACGGAAAAGCAATTTTGGACtggaattattttattgattagaAATTACAACgccgttaataaaaaaatatttgcttgtgtAGTACATAAAGTATTGAAAGTACACAAAGGGATCAAACATACTCTTAATACTTGTGATTCTCAATTGTATTGCGATCAATTGTTTGGGATAGGCACAATTAAGGATACTTCTGTTTCTGAAAAATCTGAAGCAGATCTGATACACGTACTTCGTAGTgtagtagaaaataaaaatttagaagaatGCGAgggctttttaatattttataaatttctgactaaaaaattacaaaaaaatattgaagctgTGGGTAAAATTG atTTATTGAATAAATCATACACATGCCGATTTATGTTGTGTGATGATTTGGATGATTTTGCTGTTCAATTTGTGGACAACCACTTAACAGTTGTCATACTTACTCAACGTGACGTTGGAGACAAGAGTAAGCGATGGTCTGATTTTATTCTGAAGCCGAAACTGATGAAGTGGAGTACAAGCGCCTCTTTGGAAAATGTATATTCAGTTGATGAAGAAAAATACACGAAATCTTTACAGTTGGTGGACTTAGAAGAATATAATGAACTTTATAAGCTGCTTAAGTCCAAATACGCTGAAAAGTTCTTAAAT atctGGAACAATGCAAAAGAATCTACCGATCCTCTAAAATTCATTTATGAAGACTTGGCGATAGCTGCTTATTTAATTTGTCTGTGGCATCGTGTTGGTTTACCAATTGGTTTCGCTGATCTGGGATGTGGAAATGGTTTACTAGTACATTTACTCTCTGAGGAAGGTTTCAATGGTTATGGGTACGATGTTCGGCGACGTAAAATCTGGGATTATTACACACACTCCACAAGGTTAATTGAGCAAACAATCGAACCTTTAACGTTTAAGCTGCCGGAAGATGTAGACTGGGTGATTGGTAACCATTCTGATGAATTATCGCCATGGATACCCTTCTTAAGTGCTTCACATAGGTATCAGATGCGTTACTTTCTACTTCCATGCTGCGCTTACGAGTTTTCTGGTGCGAAGTTCCAACGTCGCAATAcgagtataagtatatatcaaGACTTTTACtcatatttgaataatatttcacAAAGTTGTGGTTTTATAACGTTAAAAGATCGTTTGAAAATACCGAGTACAAAACGATTAGCTTTAGTTGGAATCGAACGTTCATATGAATCAAACTTAAATGAAAAGCAAATGCAACACATTGCAAAGTTTGTTAAAGAAGAGCGTATTAAGTATAGAAACAACATTTCGGTTGTTGATGTAAAATTACGCGAACcacatgaaaaagttcgaaattgtacacaaatcaataaaacaattatagataccttaattttaaaaatattccatcAGCTATTGTCTCCAGAAAAtaacacaataaaaacaaataatgctGAAAGAGGAAAATGGCGGTCTGGTATCCGCTTGCCTATGAGAGACATTGCTCAAAATCTAGCTAAAAGTGATCTGAAAAGTATTAAAGCTGAATGTGGTGGTATTAAAACTCTACTACGAAACAAACATGAAATATTTGAGTTTCATTGTGGAGACTTAATTGGAATAAGGAAACCAAAAGCTTTTGTATCTCAAGGCAATCGGCAGACTATTAAAAAACGTTCCTGTTTTTTTCACATGCATCACCCAGATGGTTGTCCTTTATCGGccgaaatatgtacatttattcattaa
- the LOC126767671 gene encoding importin-13 isoform X1, with protein sequence MEPIDISRLEEAVIVFYRSTSQEQAITHDWLTKAQTSPQAWQFSWQLMELGKSQEVQFFGAVTLHSKLMKYWHEVPRENHDELKQKILEKIVQFACGPKLVLNRLCIALSAFIVHMLGEWSTAIEDVINTFQNEQIPNVNKEMQLWIMLEVLQAIPEEMQAIFTSVKRTTLRAEVAKRTPLVMETTEAYLKMQLDHEWDSECFSNMTRAVKCVGTWVKHVGFSIENCQNITAILLKLTNKCYWPCIQDADGDGCMSADENELAETCLKTLLSIIIQPDCHSYPKTAFILIRMFLDSLCDITQMEWKRDNNNEDIVVNIYTLFVSAVERHSQLLLSGITTTDPELSILYGRLVNEILQCTDKPGIYPVEESCSSMAMGFWYLLQDEVFAMHNEEERMKCWEYIKPLYAHLTRILVRKSEQPDDNSIEKWTSDDLESFRCYRQDISDTFMYCYDVLHEYILDILATVLDETIAELQNNPTQWTKLEACIYSFQSVAEHFAGEELKQIPKLMRVLSEIPYNKMNEKLLGTALETVGSYCQWLKENPTYIPPAIELLVRGLNSNMSAQATLGLKELCCDCQLQMKPYAEPLLNACHTSLTSGQMKNSDCVRLMYSIGKLMSLLPATNIPNYLDIIVGPCFEELQTICQNDCKTPATRIRTIFRLNMISTLFSSLNTDLDEDDQIEDLENVQPVLIVMQKTMPIFRQIAELWVEEIDVLETACTALQHAIVNLKSSFRPMLQDLCCFIVAIFQTRCCAPTLEISKTAIIIFYKDEGCKSLMQQLLVELVLHSFKLFESTPENAFSNIADTIEVFYACLMQIIKKLPQALDDKAIAFDRLIYYALKAMTLPENGPIRTGVQFLSHFILQSRNYPGMTQAVLNAGEEIIRTAVLCVGCVAPRQQVEKFADIFMAINKKYPAELVAWLKLVMQVPNYPTQLVDEAEKSKFVTLIIREKVNRRLLQKHLSDFAVKSRGLTDKFQ encoded by the exons ATGGAACCAATTGATATTTCGAGATTAGAGGAGGCAGTTATTGTCTTTTATCGATCAACTTCTCAAGAGCAAGCCATAACGCATGATTGGCTTACTAAGGCGCAAACAAGTCCACAAGCATGGCAATTTTCGTGGCAGCTAATGGAACTAGGCAag AGTCAAGAAGTCCAATTCTTTGGGGCCGTTACATTACATTCTAAACTAATGAAGTATTGGCATGAGGTACCTCGGGAAAATCACGatgaactaaaacaaaaaatattggaaaaaattgttcaattcgCTTGTGGTCCTAAATTAGTTCTTAATCGATTGTGTATTGCT CTCAGCGCTTTCATTGTGCATATGCTTGGAGAATGGTCAACAGCTATAGAGGATGTTATAAACACCTTTCAGAATGAGCAGATACCAAACGTCAATAAAGAAATGCAATTATGGATAATGTTGGAAGTTCTGCAAGCTATACCAGAAGAA ATGCAAGCAATTTTCACGTCGGTCAAAAGAACAACATTGCGTGCAGAGGTAGCGAAACGCACCCCATTAGTAATGGAGACAACAGAAGCTTACTTAAAAATGCAATTGGATCATGAATGGGATAGTGAGTGTTTTAGCAATATGACTCGAGCTGTTAAATGTGTTGGTACATGGGTAAA ACATGTCGGGTTTTCTATTGAAAATTGTCAGAATATTACTGCAATATTGCTTAAATTGACCAACAAATGCTACTGGCCTTGTATTCAGGACGCGGATGGGGATGGATGTATGTCTGCTGATGAAAATGAATTAGCCGAGACGTGCCTAAAAACCTTACTGAGCATAATTATTCAACCAGATTGTCATTCCTATCCTAAAACGGCATTTATATTGATTCGAATGTTTTTAGACTCGCTATGCGATATTACACAAATGGAATGGAAACGTGATAACAACAACGAAGACATTGTGGTTAATATTTACACACTATTCGTATCTGCCGTTGAAAGGCATTCACAGCTTCTGTTGAGTGGAATAACAACCACCGACCCAGAGCTTTCTATTCTCTATGGTCGTCTTGTTAATGAGATTCTACAATGTACAGATAAACCGGGAATATACCCAGTGGAGGAGTCCTGTAGCAGCATGGCTATGGGGTTTTGGTATTTGCTACAAGATGAGGTTTTTGCTATGCACAACGAAGAGGAACGCATGAAGTGTTGGGAATATATAAAACCATTATACGCACATTTAACTCGAATATTAGTTCGCAAATCAGAACAACCTGATGACAATTCCATTGAGAAATGGACATCAGATGATTTGGAAAGTTTCCGTTGCTATCGTCAAGACATATCAGATACATTC ATGTACTGTTATGATGTTTTACACGAGTATATACTTGATATACTGGCTACAGTACTCGATGAGACTATTGCTGAGTTGCAAAATAATCCCACACAATGGACTAAACTTGAGGCTTGCATATATTCATTCCAATCGGTAGCAGAACATTTCGCAGGAGAAGAATTAAAGCAGATACCAAAGCTGATGCGTGTTCTATCCGAAATTCCTTAcaataaaatgaatgaaaagcTGCTTGGCACCGCCCTGGAGACTGTTGGTTCTTACTGCCAGTGGCTAAAAGAGAATCCGACCTATATACCCCCTGCTATTGAACTGTTAGTGCGAGGGCTGAATTCCAATATGTCTGCTCAAGCTACTTTAGGGCTTAAAGAGCTCTGTTGTGATTGCCAACTTCAAATGAAACCATACGCTGAACCACTTTTAAATGCTTGCCATACTTCGCTAACCTCAGGCCAGATGAAAAATTCTGATTGTGTTCGTTTAATGTATAGCATTGGAAAACTTATGAGCTTGCTACCAGCTACTAATATACCGAACTATTTGGATATTATAGTTGGCCCATGCTTCGAGGAGCTGCAGACCATTTGCCAAAATGATTGt aaaacaCCAGCAACGCGGATAAGAACCATTTTTCGGCTAAATATGATATCAACATTATTCTCCTCGCTCAACACTGATTTGGATGAAGATGATCAGATCGAAGATCTAGAAAACGTGCAACCAGTGTTAATTGTAATGCAGAAAACCATGCCTATATTTCGGCAAATCGCTGAACTTTGGGTAGAAGAAATAGATGTTCTTGAG ACGGCTTGTACTGCTTTACAACATGCAATTGTCAATCTCAAATCCAGCTTTCGACCTATGTTACAAGACCTCTGTTGCTTCATTGTCGCTATTTTCCAAACGCGTTGCTGCGCGCCAACTTTGGAAATATCAAAAACG gcTATTATAATCTTCTATAAGGACGAGGGATGTAAGTCTTTAATGCAGCAACTTCTAGTTGAACTCGTGCTTCACAGTTTTAAATTATTCGAA TCCACACCTGAGAACGCTTTCTCAAATATCGCCGACACAATTGAGGTGTTTTATGCATGCCTCATGCAGATCATCAAAAAGTTGCCGCAAGCCCTAGATGACAAAGCGATTGCATTTGATAGGTTAATATACTATGCGTTGAAAGCAATGACCTTGCCCGAAAATGGTCCTATACGCACTGGTGTTCAGTTTCTGTCGCACTTTATTCTGCAGTCACGTAATTATCCGGGTATGACACAAGCAGTGCTTAATGCTGGCGAGGAGATTATTCGCACTGCAGTGTTGTGTGTTGGTTGTGTCGCTCCCCGACAGCAAGTGGAAAAATTCGCTGATATTTTCATggcaatcaataaaaaatatcctGCGGAATTAGTTGCTTGGCTGAAGTTAGTTATGCAGGTACCAAACTATCCCACACAACTTGTCGACGAAGCTGAGAAATCTAAATTTGTTACACTGATTATAAG GGAAAAAGTCAACAGACGCTTGCTGCAAAAACATCTCAGCGATTTCGCAGTAAAATCGCGAGGCCTAACAGATAAATTTCAGTAG
- the LOC126751807 gene encoding 2-oxoisovalerate dehydrogenase subunit alpha, mitochondrial isoform X2: MDSDGYISDDSQDPQLSKEVVQKMFNDMVQLNTMDKILYESQRQGRISFYMTNFGEEASHIGSAAALELRDLIYGQYREAGVLVWRGFRIDQFIDQCYGNCDDDGRGKQMPVHYGSKDLNFVTISSPLSTQMPQAVGAAYAMKLRPNNDACVVCYFGEGAASEGDAHAAFNFAATLECPVIMFCRNNGFAISTPSHEQYNGDGIAARAHGYGMATIRVDGTDVFAVYNAMKLARQYVLRENKPVVFEAMAYRVGHHSTSDDSTAYRSADEVEVWNSKEHPLSKLKSYMVRKGWFDENEEKEFVKDVRKKVLKQINVSEKKLKPNWKEMFEGVFSEIPAHLKEQMKELESHINTHRNYYPVKNFKE; encoded by the exons ATGGACAGTGACGGATACATTTCCGACGATTCCCAGGATCCCCAGTTAAGTAAGGAAGTtgtacaaaaaatgtttaatgataTGGTCCAACTTAACACTATGGACAAAATTCTATACGAGTCTCAACGCCAGGGCCGTATATCGTTCTACATGACGAATTTTGGAGAAGAAGCATCGCATATTGGAAGTGCAGCTGCTTTAGAATTGCGTGATTTGATATATGGCCAATACAGGGAAGCTGGAGTATTAGTTTGGCGTGGTTTTCGTATCGATCAATTCATTGATCAATGCTATGGTAACTGTGATGATGACGGCCGCGGTAAACAGATGCCAGTACATTATGGAAGCAAGGACTTAAATTTTGTGACCATCTCTAGCCCAttgt CAACTCAAATGCCACAAGCTGTTGGTGCTGCATATGCCATGAAGTTACGTCCCAATAATGATGCCTGTGTAGTGTGTTATTTCGGAGAAGGTGCAGCATCTGAAGGTGATGCGCATGCCGCTTTTAATTTTGCAGCAACGCTGGAATGTCCAGTTATTATGTTCtg ccgAAATAATGGATTTGCAATTTCTACACCTTCGCACGAACAATACAACGGAGATGGAATCGCAGCTCGTGCTCATGGTTATGGCATGGCAACAATTCGTGTCGACGGCACAGACGTCTTCGCTGTTTACAACGCTATGAAATTGGCTCGTCAATATGTACTTCGTGAAAACAAACCAGTTGTTTTTGAGGCCATGGCATACCG AGTTGGCCACCATTCGACATCAGACGATAGCACCGCTTATAGATCTGCTGATGAAGTCGAAGTATGGAATTCAAAAGAACATCCTTTATCCAAACTAAAGAGCTACATGGTTCGCAAAGGATGGTTTgatgaaaatgaagaaaaagaatTTGTGAAAGACGTAcggaaaaaagttttgaaacaaattaatgtatcagaaaaaaaacttaaacctaACTGGAAAGAAATGTTCGAAGGGGTTTTCTCTGAAATACCCGCACATTTGAAGGAACAAATGAAGGAGTTGGAGTCTCACATCAATACACATAGGAACTACTATCCtgtaaaaaactttaaagagTAA
- the LOC126751807 gene encoding 2-oxoisovalerate dehydrogenase subunit alpha, mitochondrial isoform X1 produces the protein MSLIRETLKHFARINNGILAKRLLSIDNANVQNRHNNSTSADDPSQFPGAKAPFVSNLKLIKHTDYGAIPIYRVMDSDGYISDDSQDPQLSKEVVQKMFNDMVQLNTMDKILYESQRQGRISFYMTNFGEEASHIGSAAALELRDLIYGQYREAGVLVWRGFRIDQFIDQCYGNCDDDGRGKQMPVHYGSKDLNFVTISSPLSTQMPQAVGAAYAMKLRPNNDACVVCYFGEGAASEGDAHAAFNFAATLECPVIMFCRNNGFAISTPSHEQYNGDGIAARAHGYGMATIRVDGTDVFAVYNAMKLARQYVLRENKPVVFEAMAYRVGHHSTSDDSTAYRSADEVEVWNSKEHPLSKLKSYMVRKGWFDENEEKEFVKDVRKKVLKQINVSEKKLKPNWKEMFEGVFSEIPAHLKEQMKELESHINTHRNYYPVKNFKE, from the exons ATGTCCTTAATTCGAGAAACGTTAAAACACTTCGCTCGTATTAATAACGGTATATTGGCTAAGCGATTACTG tCTATAGATAATGCAAACGTTCAAAATCGGCATAATAATTCTACTTCAGCGGATGATCCGTCACAATTTCCTGGTGCTAAAGCACCATTTGTTtcgaatttaaaattgattaagCATACTGACTATGGCGCCATTCCTATTTATCGGGTCATGGACAGTGACGGATACATTTCCGACGATTCCCAGGATCCCCAGTTAAGTAAGGAAGTtgtacaaaaaatgtttaatgataTGGTCCAACTTAACACTATGGACAAAATTCTATACGAGTCTCAACGCCAGGGCCGTATATCGTTCTACATGACGAATTTTGGAGAAGAAGCATCGCATATTGGAAGTGCAGCTGCTTTAGAATTGCGTGATTTGATATATGGCCAATACAGGGAAGCTGGAGTATTAGTTTGGCGTGGTTTTCGTATCGATCAATTCATTGATCAATGCTATGGTAACTGTGATGATGACGGCCGCGGTAAACAGATGCCAGTACATTATGGAAGCAAGGACTTAAATTTTGTGACCATCTCTAGCCCAttgt CAACTCAAATGCCACAAGCTGTTGGTGCTGCATATGCCATGAAGTTACGTCCCAATAATGATGCCTGTGTAGTGTGTTATTTCGGAGAAGGTGCAGCATCTGAAGGTGATGCGCATGCCGCTTTTAATTTTGCAGCAACGCTGGAATGTCCAGTTATTATGTTCtg ccgAAATAATGGATTTGCAATTTCTACACCTTCGCACGAACAATACAACGGAGATGGAATCGCAGCTCGTGCTCATGGTTATGGCATGGCAACAATTCGTGTCGACGGCACAGACGTCTTCGCTGTTTACAACGCTATGAAATTGGCTCGTCAATATGTACTTCGTGAAAACAAACCAGTTGTTTTTGAGGCCATGGCATACCG AGTTGGCCACCATTCGACATCAGACGATAGCACCGCTTATAGATCTGCTGATGAAGTCGAAGTATGGAATTCAAAAGAACATCCTTTATCCAAACTAAAGAGCTACATGGTTCGCAAAGGATGGTTTgatgaaaatgaagaaaaagaatTTGTGAAAGACGTAcggaaaaaagttttgaaacaaattaatgtatcagaaaaaaaacttaaacctaACTGGAAAGAAATGTTCGAAGGGGTTTTCTCTGAAATACCCGCACATTTGAAGGAACAAATGAAGGAGTTGGAGTCTCACATCAATACACATAGGAACTACTATCCtgtaaaaaactttaaagagTAA
- the LOC126751808 gene encoding AP-1 complex subunit mu-1 has translation MSSSAIYVLDVKGKVLISRNYRGDTMDMAAIDKFMPLLMEREEEGLITPILQTADHTFAYIKTNNLYIVSTTPRNKNVNIALVFVFLHKIAQVFVEYFKELEEESIRDNFVIIYELLDELIDFGYPQTTDSKILQEYITQEGHKLELQPRPPLAVTNAVSWRSEGIKYRKNEVFLDVIESVNLLANANGNVLRSEIVGAIKMRVYLSGMPELRLGLNDKVLFESTGRGKSKSVELEDVKFHQCVRLSRFENDRTISFIPPDGEFELMSYRLNTHVKPLIWIESVIERHVHSRVEYMIKAKSQFKRRSTANNVEIVIPVPADADSPKFKTTIGSCKYAPEQNAIIWTIKSFPGGKEYLMRAHFGLPSVESEDNNEGKPPIQVRFEIPYFTTSGIQVRYLKIIEKSGYQALPWVRYITQNGDYQLRTN, from the exons ATGTCCTCATCGGCAATATACGTACTGGATGTCAAAGGTAAAGTATTGATATCACGTAATTATCGAGGAGATACAATGGATATGGCTGCTATTGACAAGTTCATGCCACTGTTAATGGAACGCGAAGAAGAGGGTCTAATTACCCCTATATTGCAGACTGCCGATCA CACCTTTGCGTACATTAAGACGAACAACTTATATATTGTTTCAACTACTCCACGGAACAAGAATGTTAATATTGCattggttttcgtttttctgcaTAAAATTGCACAagtttttgttgaatattttaaagaacTAGAAGAAGAGTCAATTCGcgataattttgtaattatttatgaACTACTTGATGAGTTGATTGATTTTGGATACCCCCAGACGACAGATTCGAAAATATTGCAGGAATACATTACACAAGAAGGACATAAATTAGAACTCCAACCCCGGCCACCTCTGGCGGTTACCAACGCTGTTTCTTGGCGCTCTGAAGGTATCAAATACCGTAAAAATGAAGTATTTCTTGATGTGATAGAATCTGTCAATCTTTTGGCCAACGCCAATGGGAATGTATTAAGAAGTGAAATAGTAGGAGCCATAAAAATGAGGGTGTACTTATCTGGAATGCCTGAATTGCGATTGGGATTGAATGACAAAGTATTATTTGAGAGCACCGGACGTGGCAAGTCAAAGTCAGTTGAATTGGAAGATGTGAAATTTCATCAATGTGTGCGTTTATCTCGTTTTGAGAACGACCGTACTATATCATTTATTCCACCCGATGGAGAATTTGAATTGATGTCCTATCGCCTTAATACACAT GTAAAACCTTTAATTTGGATTGAATCTGTTATTGAACGTCACGTCCACTCTCGTGTCGAATACATGATAAAGGCTAAGTCGCAATTTAAACGACGCTCTACTGCGAACAACGTCGAAATTGTCATTCCCGTTCCCGCAGATGCAGATTCCcctaaatttaaaacaactatTGGTAGTTGTAAATATGCTCCAGAGCAAAACGCCATAATATGGACAATTAAATCCTTTCCTGGTGGTAAGGAGTATTTAATGCGTGCACATTTTGGACTGCCAAGCGTTGAAAGCGAAGACAATAATGAAGGAAAACCTCCAATACAAGTTCGTTTTGAAATTCCTTACTTTACAACATCGGGCATACAAGTtcggtatttaaaaataattgagaagAGTGGCTATCAAGCGTTACCTTGGGTACGCTATATAACACAAAACGGCGATTATCAACTTCGTACTAATTAA